GATCAAACATCTGTGAGACTCTTGCCATGGGGCATTTATCCCCCTGTCTTGGATTCCAGGCTCCGAAATGTGTAGATATGGCCTCTATCCGAGGTAAACGAACAGTTGTTCCGTCTATGGCAAGCAGGTTAAACCCGTGCCATTGCTCTGGCTTAAAGTTTTCATAAAAGTAGCTGGTCAAACGCATATTGAGGTTTATGAAAGCTTCATATTTCAGTTTCATCCTTGCTTTAGCCAAAGCGGCTTTGGAAACAACTCGTTTGACCACTTCAAATCCAAAAATTGATTTAAAGAAATGATCAAGTTCGTCCTGATATGAGCCTTTAACCATATTCATGAGAAAGAATATCAAGGTTGAAAAGGTAAGTTTTCGTTTGCGGATAAAATCGGTTGGACTTTGGCGATGTTGCTTGATAAATTGATCAGAATTGATGATTTCTTGAAGAAATTCGATCAACCCGGCACAGATATTGGAAATCAGATTCCGTGCCAGCGTTGTTAAATTTGTTAAAAAATTTCGGCATGATATGCTCCTTTCTTTTTGATAACTCGCAACTATTATTAGAATTGAGTATATCATGTCGATCTTAAAATCTCAATATTTATATATAATTTCAATTAGTTAAGCTATATGTGTTCTTAAGTTAATGACATTGATTCATCATTGTTGTAAATTTTTAGGAACACCTAAATAAAAAGGGAGGGCTTTCTCTTCGACAAAAGAGTTGCCATGCTATTGCCTACTTAGGAAAAAACTCCTTGGCAGTCGCTTCTCCCTTAGCCGTTACGCCTTTTCTTTTCATCACTGTACCAATGGTCAGTATTAGTATTTTAAGATCCAAGATAAAAGATTGATGATCCACATACCACGTATCAAACTCAAATTTTTCGTCCCAACTTAATTCGTTTCGTCCGTTTATTTGGGCCCATCCGGTCAAACCGGGCTTGACGTCATGGCGTCTATCCTGCTCTTTTGTATAACGATCTAAGTATTGAATCAAAAGAGGCCTTGGTCCGACCAAGGACATATCGCCTATTGCCACATTAAATAGCTCAGGTAATTCATCCAGTGATGTTGATCTTAAAAATTTGCCAAATGGTGTCAGCCTCTTTGCATCAGATAGCAATCGCCCTTTTTTATCCTTGGCATCAGTCATTGTTCTAAACTTATACAGGGTAAACAGCTTTCCATGACGACCAGGGCGAATTTGTTTAAAAAAAACAGGAGCGCCGAGCTTAGTCTGAATTAAAGCGGCTAAGCTTATTATCAAGGGACTTAAAATCAAAAGAGCCATTATAGAAATTGATCTATCAAAAATATCCTTCATATCAAATTTAATACGGCTCTCCTATCAATCACGTTTTTCTTGAAACATATTATTCTAAAAGAACACTATTCATTTATAGCAAGCATCTATTCATCGTAACAGCTAATTTTTTGGCCAAAAGATCAAATCCGTGATGTTTTTCTACGTATAGTCTCCCAGCCTGAGACATCCGCCGATATTCTCTATCTGGAGTTCGATACACTTTTAAAATTGCATCGGCTAAAGCATCTGGATCATTAGGTGGTAATACCAGGCCAGCTCCAGCCTCCTGAACGGGGTTATTGATAGCATTTGAAGCCATTAAGACAGGACGTCCAGCCGCCAAATAGTCAAAAAGCTTATTCATGCTAATGCCATATTGATATAACTGGGGTTGATCTAATACGGTGAGCACAAATGCGTCGGCTTGAGAAGCCAATGCAGGGATTTCAGATTTTGGCACAGACGATTCAAATGATATTTCTGAATAAATCTTAAGACGCTTCGATAAACGAATTAATTCAGGTTTCAATGGGCCGTCTCCAATCATTCTTAGTTTAACAGACCCCTTAGGGACTTTATTGGAAATACGATCCATCGCCCTAATTATAACGTCCAAACAATTGGCCTCTCCATGGGAGCCAAAATACATCAACACAAATGGATTTCTTTTTTTCTCAGATGCACAATTATTCGAAAATAAAGACAAATCAACACCATTGGGTATCCAAGTGACTTTCTGCATAGAAATTCCTAAGCTTTGAATATATTCGACAGCGCGAGGTAAAAGAACCACAATATTAGATGCTTGCTGATAAAGCCATAATTCCAATCGGCCAAGTATC
Above is a window of uncultured Desulfobacter sp. DNA encoding:
- a CDS encoding glycosyltransferase family 4 protein, with amino-acid sequence MKHVWMLNHYALEPCSPGGTRHFHLAERLPDYGWTATIIAASVVFTNGRQRLNSNEKRRIEEYRGVPFVWIHTPKYKGNGSGRMANMLVYSLRSLLPRFTRDLKKPDLIIGSSVHPFAALSGALLAKRHRVPFIFEVRDLWPLTLISMGRLKKKSIMARILGRLELWLYQQASNIVVLLPRAVEYIQSLGISMQKVTWIPNGVDLSLFSNNCASEKKRNPFVLMYFGSHGEANCLDVIIRAMDRISNKVPKGSVKLRMIGDGPLKPELIRLSKRLKIYSEISFESSVPKSEIPALASQADAFVLTVLDQPQLYQYGISMNKLFDYLAAGRPVLMASNAINNPVQEAGAGLVLPPNDPDALADAILKVYRTPDREYRRMSQAGRLYVEKHHGFDLLAKKLAVTMNRCLL
- a CDS encoding sugar transferase encodes the protein MKDIFDRSISIMALLILSPLIISLAALIQTKLGAPVFFKQIRPGRHGKLFTLYKFRTMTDAKDKKGRLLSDAKRLTPFGKFLRSTSLDELPELFNVAIGDMSLVGPRPLLIQYLDRYTKEQDRRHDVKPGLTGWAQINGRNELSWDEKFEFDTWYVDHQSFILDLKILILTIGTVMKRKGVTAKGEATAKEFFPK